One window from the genome of Brachionichthys hirsutus isolate HB-005 unplaced genomic scaffold, CSIRO-AGI_Bhir_v1 contig_283, whole genome shotgun sequence encodes:
- the LOC137914165 gene encoding alanine--glyoxylate aminotransferase-like, whose amino-acid sequence MQRALFIRSALLGHQAAAALDGPLASRSAPMLQRLDRSISSVSIPPPTCMLRPLEVPQRYLFGPGPSNISPRILVAGGRPIIGHLHPEMYEIMNDIKQGIQYAFQTKNNMTISMSGSGHAAMECAVFNTVEPGESVLVAVNGIWGERVADIAERIGANVHTMVKTPGGYFSNKEIEQAIEKHKPVLFFLAHGESSAGLCHPVDGIGDICRKHNCLFLVDTVASLGAAPIFMDKQNIDILYSGSQKALNAPPGTAPISFNDRACKKMFNRKTKPVSYLFDMTHLSNYWGCDGKPDRVYHHTGPVSGFFALRESLSILAEKGLEESWRKHKEVSAYLYRGLEDLGLKLFIPERDLRLPSVTTIAIPEGYHWRELLTYIMKNHQIEMTGGLGPSIDMVMRIGLMGYNCEKHNADKALHALADALKNCKKSKV is encoded by the exons ATGCAGCGGGCTTTGTTCATCCGGAGCGCGCTGCTCGGCCACCAGGCAGCGGCCGCCCTCGACGGTCCGCTGGCCTCGAGGAGCGCGCCGATGCTGCAGCGACTGGACCGCTCCATTTCCTCTGTCTCTATCCCGCCGCCGACGTGCATGCTGCGGCCCCTGGAAGTTCCACAGCGTTACTTATTCGGACCAGGACCCTCAAACATTTCTCCACGCATCTTAGTCGCAGGTGGAAGGCCCATAATCGGTCACCTGCATCCAGAAATGTATGAG ATCATGAATGACATCAAACAAGGGATCCAGTACGCCTttcagacaaaaaacaacatgaCTATATCGATGAGCGGTTCCGGCCACGCGGCCATGGAGTGCGCAGTGTTCAATACGGTGGAGCCCGGAGAGAGCGTGCTCGTTGCCGTCAATGGAATCTGGGGAGAACGCGTTGCGGACATCGCAGAAAGAATTG gTGCCAATGTACATACAATGGTAAAGACACCAGGAGGATATTTCAGCAATAAGGAAATTGAACAG GCAATAGAAAAACACAAGCCTGTCCTGTTTTTCCTGGCTCACGGAGAATCCTCTGCTGGCCTCTGTCACCCAGTAGATGGCATTGGGGACATCTGCAGAAA ACACAACTGCCTCTTCCTGGTCGACACAGTTGCATCGCTTGGTGCTGCACCAATATTTATGGACAAGCAAA ATATTGATATCTTGTACAGTGGTTCTCAGAAGGCTCTGAATGCACCTCCAGGAACAGCACCCATCTCGTTTAATGACAGAGCATG CAAGAAGATGTTTAACAGGAAGACAAAACCAGTATCCTATCTCTTTGATATGACACATTTATCCAACTACTGGGGTTGTGATGGCAAGCCAGACAGAGT ATACCACCACACTGGTCCAGTTTCTGGATTCTTTGCCCTGAGAGAGAGTTTGTCTATTCTTGCTGAGAAG GGGCTGGAGGAATCATGGAGGAAACATAAGGAGGTGTCAGCATACCTGTATAGAGGGCTGGAGGACTTGGGTCTCAAGCTCTTCATCCCTGAACGG GACTTGAGGCTTCCCTCCGTCACCACCATTGCTATTCCTGAAGGTTATCATTGGAGAGAGTTGCTGACCTACATCATGAAAAACCACCAGATCGAGATGACTGGTGGTTTGGGACCGTCCATTGATATG GTGATGAGAATTGGCTTGATGGGATACAACTGCGAGAAGCACAATGCTGATAAGGCGCTGCATGCCTTGGCAGACGCTCTGAAGAACTGCAAAAAGAGCAAGGTGTAA